A DNA window from Actinomadura coerulea contains the following coding sequences:
- a CDS encoding carboxymuconolactone decarboxylase family protein, which translates to MPLDEHLTRSRLDRDAAYRLLDVLQDEAAQNAALPGLDDLAPGFPDWIVTSLFGGTYQRGGLSLRDRQLLNLAALTAMGGVDPQLTGHVRTCLRLGMAREEIVEALVHLAPYVGVPKALAGLRVAAAAL; encoded by the coding sequence ATGCCGCTCGACGAGCACCTCACCCGCAGCCGCCTCGACCGGGACGCTGCCTACCGGCTGCTGGACGTCCTCCAGGACGAGGCCGCCCAGAACGCCGCCCTCCCCGGCCTCGACGACCTCGCGCCGGGCTTCCCCGACTGGATCGTCACGAGCCTGTTCGGCGGCACCTACCAGCGCGGCGGCCTGTCCCTGCGCGACCGCCAGCTGCTCAACCTCGCCGCCCTCACCGCGATGGGCGGCGTGGACCCGCAGCTCACCGGGCACGTGCGGACCTGCCTGCGGCTGGGCATGGCCCGCGAGGAGATCGTGGAGGCGCTCGTCCACCTCGCGCCGTACGTCGGCGTCCCGAAGGCCCTCGCCGGCCTGCGCGTGGCGGCGGCGGCGCTGTGA
- a CDS encoding CGNR zinc finger domain-containing protein — protein sequence MKVDPSAFRLDCGATWLNLLATRGQAFGARSVERLPDPGRFAEWLDLCELAPVRPPDRHDLDRALLLRELLRPIALATVDGRPPDEDDVRGLAGYLAEEDPVDLSVDGRITRSAPPTAAAALGRVARQAVDHLTGPGRSDLKVCPEDDCRGVFVDTAGRRRWCPSPACASRGRVRALRARRAAEARTRKT from the coding sequence ATGAAGGTTGATCCGTCGGCGTTCCGGCTCGACTGCGGTGCGACCTGGCTGAACCTGCTCGCCACGCGCGGCCAGGCCTTCGGCGCGCGGTCGGTCGAGCGCCTTCCCGATCCCGGCCGGTTCGCCGAGTGGCTGGACCTCTGCGAGCTCGCCCCCGTCCGGCCTCCCGACCGGCACGATCTGGACCGGGCCCTTCTCCTGCGCGAGCTGCTGCGTCCCATCGCCCTCGCGACCGTGGACGGGCGCCCGCCGGACGAGGACGACGTACGGGGCCTCGCCGGCTATCTCGCCGAGGAGGACCCGGTCGACCTCTCGGTCGACGGACGGATCACCAGGTCCGCGCCCCCGACCGCCGCAGCGGCGCTGGGGCGCGTCGCGCGGCAGGCCGTCGACCACCTGACCGGCCCCGGGCGAAGCGATCTCAAGGTCTGCCCCGAGGACGACTGCCGCGGCGTCTTCGTCGACACGGCCGGCCGCCGCCGCTGGTGCCCGTCCCCTGCCTGCGCCAGCCGCGGCCGAGTGCGCGCCCTGCGCGCGCGCCGCGCGGCCGAGGCGAGGACCCGGAAGACCTAG
- a CDS encoding SDR family NAD(P)-dependent oxidoreductase, with amino-acid sequence MDLRLAGRVAIVTGASKGIGAAVTRTLLDEGARVVAVSRKPGGELDALAGPNLLHVPADLMDADAPAQVVASAVREFGRLDILVNNAGGPPPGATLPRFGFLTPSDDDWRAMFEFNLFAVVRAVRAAIPHLLESDAASIVNVSSGNGRRPAPMNFDYNAAKAALNNLTKGLSEEFAPQGVRVNSVSPGPVRTPWWTDEGGAADIIAGATGSDRDAVLDGGAAEMMSLTTGRLATPQEVADVVVLLASPRSASTTGADFAVDSGFLKEV; translated from the coding sequence ATGGACCTGCGGCTTGCCGGGCGCGTCGCGATCGTCACCGGGGCGTCGAAGGGGATCGGGGCGGCCGTCACGCGGACGCTGCTGGACGAGGGCGCCCGCGTCGTGGCCGTCTCCCGCAAGCCCGGCGGGGAGCTGGACGCGCTCGCCGGGCCGAACCTGCTGCACGTGCCCGCCGACCTCATGGACGCCGACGCCCCGGCGCAGGTCGTGGCGTCCGCCGTGCGGGAGTTCGGGCGGCTCGACATCCTGGTCAACAACGCGGGCGGGCCGCCGCCCGGCGCGACGCTGCCCCGGTTCGGGTTCCTGACCCCGTCGGACGACGACTGGCGTGCGATGTTCGAGTTCAACCTGTTCGCGGTGGTGCGCGCGGTGCGGGCGGCGATCCCGCACCTGCTGGAGAGCGACGCGGCGTCGATCGTGAACGTCTCGTCGGGGAACGGGCGGCGCCCCGCGCCGATGAACTTCGACTACAACGCGGCGAAGGCGGCGCTGAACAACCTGACGAAGGGGCTGTCGGAGGAGTTCGCGCCGCAGGGCGTCCGGGTCAACTCGGTGTCGCCGGGCCCGGTCCGGACGCCGTGGTGGACGGACGAGGGCGGCGCCGCCGACATCATCGCCGGGGCCACGGGCTCCGACCGCGACGCGGTGCTGGACGGCGGCGCGGCCGAGATGATGAGCCTCACGACCGGCCGCCTCGCGACGCCGCAGGAGGTCGCGGACGTGGTCGTGCTGCTGGCCTCGCCGCGGTCGGCGAGCACGACCGGGGCCGACTTCGCCGTCGACTCCGGCTTCCTCAAGGAGGTCTGA
- a CDS encoding DHA2 family efflux MFS transporter permease subunit, protein MTATAEAPPLSRTAPDPMAVVLVLVLGSIMITLDTTVVNVAVDRLSQEFRAPLGTIQWVATGYSLALGAVIPSSAWAVGRFGARRLYLGAIAAFGAGSLLAGLAWNIESLIAFRVVQGFSGGLVMPVGMTILLRAAGPERLGRLMSTLGLAILVGPLAGPVLGGWLIDDVSWRWMFFVNLPVAAAVVALASRIFPRDVRAEARPLDVAGLLTLSPGIAAVLYGVTKGGDRGAFGSPEVIVPMAAGGVLIAAFAVRALTARHPLIDLRGFRDRTFAAAAGTLTLFSFGYFGSMLLLPLYLQVVRGESATMAGVLGIPFALGSGTAMQVAGRIADRVPPGRLVPVSVVTALTGFALFTAQLDADAPYWGLCATMLLMGAGGGATMMPAMTAATRGMPHDRAPAASATVNLINTMSGAIGMATASVVLSSLMSGIVPDGRGGALQAVHRLGPDGRRAVAGPLAEAFQHTYLLAAGMLALALVPALLLPRRPAG, encoded by the coding sequence GTGACCGCGACGGCCGAGGCCCCGCCGCTGAGCCGGACGGCGCCGGACCCGATGGCGGTCGTGCTGGTGCTCGTCCTCGGCTCCATCATGATCACGCTGGACACCACGGTCGTGAACGTCGCCGTCGACCGGCTGTCGCAGGAGTTCCGGGCGCCGCTCGGCACGATCCAGTGGGTGGCGACCGGCTACTCGCTGGCGCTCGGCGCGGTGATCCCGTCCAGCGCGTGGGCGGTCGGCCGGTTCGGCGCCCGGCGGCTGTACCTGGGCGCGATCGCGGCGTTCGGGGCCGGATCGCTGCTCGCCGGGCTGGCGTGGAACATCGAGTCGCTGATCGCGTTCCGGGTCGTGCAGGGGTTCAGCGGCGGCCTGGTGATGCCGGTCGGCATGACGATCCTGCTGCGCGCCGCCGGACCCGAGCGCCTCGGCCGGCTGATGAGCACCCTCGGGCTGGCGATCCTCGTCGGGCCGCTCGCCGGGCCCGTCCTCGGCGGCTGGCTGATCGACGACGTGTCGTGGCGGTGGATGTTCTTCGTCAACCTGCCCGTCGCGGCGGCCGTGGTGGCGCTGGCCTCGCGGATCTTCCCGCGCGACGTCCGGGCGGAGGCGAGGCCGCTGGACGTCGCGGGCCTGCTGACGCTCTCGCCCGGCATCGCCGCCGTGCTGTACGGCGTGACGAAGGGCGGCGACCGCGGCGCGTTCGGCTCGCCCGAGGTCATCGTGCCGATGGCCGCGGGCGGGGTGCTGATCGCCGCGTTCGCCGTCCGGGCGCTGACGGCCCGGCATCCGCTGATCGACCTGCGCGGCTTCCGGGACCGGACGTTCGCCGCCGCGGCCGGCACGCTCACCCTGTTCTCGTTCGGCTACTTCGGCTCGATGCTGCTGCTCCCGCTGTACCTGCAGGTCGTCCGGGGCGAGAGCGCGACGATGGCGGGCGTGCTCGGCATCCCGTTCGCGCTCGGCTCCGGGACGGCGATGCAGGTCGCGGGACGGATCGCCGACCGGGTCCCGCCCGGCCGACTCGTCCCGGTGTCGGTCGTGACGGCCCTCACCGGATTCGCGCTGTTCACCGCGCAGCTCGACGCGGACGCGCCCTACTGGGGGCTGTGCGCGACGATGCTGCTGATGGGCGCGGGCGGCGGCGCGACGATGATGCCCGCGATGACGGCGGCGACCCGCGGCATGCCCCACGACCGGGCCCCGGCCGCGAGCGCGACGGTCAACCTGATCAACACGATGTCGGGCGCCATCGGGATGGCGACCGCGTCGGTCGTGCTGTCGTCGCTGATGAGCGGCATCGTGCCGGACGGGCGGGGCGGCGCGCTCCAGGCCGTCCACCGGCTGGGCCCGGACGGTCGCCGGGCGGTCGCCGGGCCGCTGGCGGAGGCGTTCCAGCACACCTACCTGCTCGCGGCCGGCATGCTGGCTCTCGCCCTGGTCCCGGCGCTGCTGCTGCCGCGCCGCCCCGCCGGCTGA
- a CDS encoding NADPH-dependent FMN reductase, with protein sequence MTKAPLRVAIIIGSTREGRFGPTVGTWFAELARQRDDLAVDVVDVADEPPPAALGAPPSEGFAGVTRTLHEADAYVVVTCEYNHSFPGTLKNLIDTHFHEWRAKPVAFVSYGGLAGGLRSVEHLRGVFAELHAVTVRDTVSFHHPWNWFGSDSRPNDPEGASAAAKGMLDQLAWWGHALRDARAVRPYGG encoded by the coding sequence ATGACCAAGGCACCACTGCGGGTCGCGATCATCATCGGCAGCACGCGGGAGGGACGGTTCGGGCCGACCGTGGGGACCTGGTTCGCCGAGCTGGCCCGGCAGCGCGACGACCTGGCCGTCGACGTGGTCGACGTGGCGGACGAGCCGCCGCCCGCCGCGCTGGGAGCGCCGCCGTCCGAGGGGTTCGCGGGCGTCACCCGGACGCTGCACGAAGCCGACGCCTACGTCGTGGTGACCTGCGAGTACAACCACAGCTTCCCCGGCACGCTGAAGAACCTGATCGACACCCACTTCCACGAGTGGCGGGCCAAGCCCGTCGCGTTCGTCTCCTACGGCGGGCTGGCCGGCGGGCTCCGGTCCGTCGAGCACCTGCGGGGCGTCTTCGCCGAACTGCACGCCGTCACCGTCCGCGACACCGTCAGCTTCCACCACCCGTGGAACTGGTTCGGGAGCGACAGCCGCCCGAACGACCCCGAGGGGGCGTCCGCGGCGGCCAAGGGCATGCTCGACCAGCTCGCCTGGTGGGGGCACGCGCTGCGCGACGCCCGGGCCGTCCGCCCGTACGGGGGCTGA
- a CDS encoding MerR family transcriptional regulator has translation MRIGDAAAAAGTTPRALRFYEQRGLLPPPSRTSGGQRRYGPREVARVLTIRRLLSLGLTVEDIRGCADRLDLLDGDALPPYGGPGCTRSTGVARRRLAALDAEIARLTGLRDALAARIGEPADR, from the coding sequence ATGCGGATCGGCGACGCCGCCGCGGCGGCGGGCACGACCCCGCGGGCCCTGCGGTTCTACGAGCAGCGCGGCCTTCTGCCGCCGCCGTCCCGCACCTCCGGCGGGCAGCGCCGGTACGGGCCCCGCGAGGTGGCCCGCGTGCTGACCATCCGCCGGCTGCTGTCCCTGGGGCTGACCGTCGAGGACATCCGCGGCTGCGCCGACCGGCTCGACCTGCTGGACGGCGACGCCCTCCCGCCCTACGGCGGCCCCGGCTGCACGCGGAGCACCGGGGTCGCCCGGCGCCGCCTCGCCGCCCTCGACGCCGAGATCGCCCGCCTGACCGGGCTGCGCGACGCGCTCGCCGCCCGGATCGGCGAGCCCGCGGACAGGTAG
- a CDS encoding MDR family NADP-dependent oxidoreductase produces MPSSPRTSRVVQLAAVPDGLPGPEHFSVVDAPMPAPADGEVLVRNRYFQVFPALRTLIGGGVKGTPFPPLRQGDPLFGAAIGEVVSAPGDTGLRPGDLVRHWLGWREHAVMPADQCTPLDGTLPDPVAHLGQAGVAYTALARDARVRPGDTVFVTGGAGGVGSLAGQIARLLGAGRVIGSTGSPDKAARLVSELGYDAAVVRDGRPVAGQLAEAAPDGIDVLVDNVGGEQLRAAITAARPGARFVLVGTLAGQLAPDRTGTTAPVEVDTFQLIAKRIEMRGFGGLDDTGDRPEWAERFGAWLRSGDIAFPHVRIAGIESAPRALHELIGGRHLGAVIVEL; encoded by the coding sequence ATGCCGTCTTCGCCCCGTACCTCGCGCGTGGTCCAGCTCGCCGCCGTTCCCGACGGGCTGCCCGGGCCGGAGCACTTCAGCGTCGTGGACGCTCCCATGCCGGCACCGGCCGACGGCGAGGTCCTGGTCCGCAACCGCTACTTCCAGGTCTTCCCGGCGCTGCGGACCCTGATCGGCGGCGGCGTGAAGGGCACCCCCTTCCCGCCGCTGCGCCAGGGCGACCCCCTGTTCGGGGCGGCGATCGGCGAGGTCGTCTCGGCACCCGGCGACACCGGGCTCCGTCCCGGCGACCTGGTCCGGCACTGGCTGGGCTGGCGCGAGCACGCCGTCATGCCCGCCGACCAGTGCACGCCGCTGGACGGCACGCTGCCCGATCCGGTCGCGCACCTCGGCCAGGCGGGCGTCGCCTACACGGCGCTGGCCCGGGACGCGCGGGTCCGCCCCGGCGACACCGTGTTCGTCACCGGCGGCGCGGGCGGGGTCGGGTCGCTGGCCGGCCAGATCGCCCGCCTGCTCGGCGCCGGCCGGGTGATCGGCAGCACGGGTTCGCCGGACAAGGCCGCCCGCCTGGTGTCCGAGCTCGGGTACGACGCGGCCGTCGTCCGGGACGGGCGGCCCGTCGCCGGGCAGCTGGCGGAGGCCGCGCCCGACGGCATCGACGTCCTCGTGGACAACGTCGGCGGCGAGCAGCTCCGGGCCGCGATCACCGCCGCCAGGCCCGGTGCGCGGTTCGTCCTCGTCGGGACGCTGGCCGGGCAGCTCGCGCCGGACCGCACCGGAACCACGGCGCCGGTCGAGGTCGACACGTTCCAGCTGATCGCCAAGCGCATCGAGATGCGCGGCTTCGGCGGGCTGGACGACACCGGGGACCGCCCGGAGTGGGCCGAGCGCTTCGGCGCCTGGCTGCGCTCCGGCGACATCGCCTTCCCGCACGTGCGGATCGCGGGCATCGAGAGCGCCCCGCGGGCGTTGCACGAACTGATCGGCGGGCGGCACCTGGGAGCCGTCATCGTCGAGCTGTGA